One stretch of Sylvia atricapilla isolate bSylAtr1 chromosome 4, bSylAtr1.pri, whole genome shotgun sequence DNA includes these proteins:
- the ST3GAL5 gene encoding lactosylceramide alpha-2,3-sialyltransferase isoform X1 gives MRRRGSCGTGLEQAAGCAPAPELPAMLSDSNSVELKSDHSPVQSCKVAAHEDEKTKLVFKRILALFVVGGCFLYILKLRFGLEECDRTQMPYVDPDRVKRAQQFARETLQEQCRPSYVKKEMGKLFAEKYSMDISPFVRKNINEDEVLFKYEPPFGFHKFSDRLKDLLELLPEHDLPEDLKSKHCKRCVVVGSGGVLHGSELGHLLNQFDIVIRLNDAPVQGYTDHVGNKTTIRMTYPEGAPLSEQEYPPASLFVAVLFKRVDFNWLQAMVKNETLPLWMRLFFWREVAEKIPFASKQFRILNPVIIKETALDILQFPEPRSKFWGWDKNVPTIGVTAVVLATHLCDEVSLAGFGYHLDQPSTPLHYYNNLCMAAMKLQPMHNVTGETKFLQKLIKQKVVKDLTGGIHCEFCSKDS, from the exons caatgCTGAGTGACAGTAACTCTGTGGAGCTGAAAAGTGATCATTCACCTGTGCAATCGTGTAAGGTGGCTGCACATGAAGATGAGAAGACCAAGCTGGTTTTTAAAAG AATTCTTGCACTGTTTGTGGTTGGAGGGTGCTTCCTTTATATCCTCAAATTACGTTTTGGCCTTGAGGAATGTGACAGAACACAAATGCCATATGTGGACCCCGATCGTGTAAAG AGGGCACAGCAATTTGCCAGAGAgacactgcaggagcagtgccGACCTTCTTATGTGAAAAAAGAGATGGGGAAGTTGTttgcagaaaaatacagcatgGACATATCTCCATTtgtaaggaaaaatataaatgaagatgaagttttatttaaatatgaacCTCCATTTGGGTTTCACAAGTTCTCTGATAGGCTTAAAGATCTTCTTGAACTCTTACCTGAGCATGATTTACCAGAAGATTTGAAGTCAAAGCACTGTAAACGTTGCGTTGTTGTTGGCAGTGGTGGAGTTCTTCATGGATCAGAGCTGGGTCACTTATTGAATCAGTTTGATATTGTTATAAG GTTAAATGATGCCCCAGTTCAAGGCTACACGGATCATGTTGGTAACAAAACAACAATCCGGATGACTTACCCCGAAGGAGCCCCCCTTTCTGAACAGGAGTATCCCCCTGCAAGTTTGTTCGTGGCTGTTCTGTTTAAAAGAGTTGATTTCAACTGGCTTCAAGCCATGGTGAAAAATGAAACCTTG cCTCTGTGGATGCGACTCTTTTTTTGGAGGGAGGTTGCTGAGAAAATTCCTTTCGCATCAAAGCAGTTTCGGATTCTGAATCCAGTCATTATCAAAGAGACAGCTTTGGACATTTTACAGTTCCCTGAGCCTCGATCAAAATTCTGGGGTTGGGATAAG aATGTTCCTACAATTGGGGTCACAGCAGTTGTTCTGGCCACACATTTATGTGATGAAGTGAGTTTAGCAGGATTTGGATATCACCTGGATCAGCCCAGCACACCTTTGCACTATTACAACAACCTCTGCATGGCTGCCATGAAATTGCAACCTATGCACAATGTGACAGGTGAAACAAAATTCCTGCAAAAACTGATTAAACAAAAAGTTGTCAAAGACCTCACTGGAGGAATACACTGTGAGTTTTGCAGCAAAGACAGCTAG
- the ST3GAL5 gene encoding lactosylceramide alpha-2,3-sialyltransferase isoform X2, translating into MKMRRPSWFLKGTPKILALFVVGGCFLYILKLRFGLEECDRTQMPYVDPDRVKRAQQFARETLQEQCRPSYVKKEMGKLFAEKYSMDISPFVRKNINEDEVLFKYEPPFGFHKFSDRLKDLLELLPEHDLPEDLKSKHCKRCVVVGSGGVLHGSELGHLLNQFDIVIRLNDAPVQGYTDHVGNKTTIRMTYPEGAPLSEQEYPPASLFVAVLFKRVDFNWLQAMVKNETLPLWMRLFFWREVAEKIPFASKQFRILNPVIIKETALDILQFPEPRSKFWGWDKNVPTIGVTAVVLATHLCDEVSLAGFGYHLDQPSTPLHYYNNLCMAAMKLQPMHNVTGETKFLQKLIKQKVVKDLTGGIHCEFCSKDS; encoded by the exons ATGAAGATGAGAAGACCAAGCTGGTTTTTAAAAGGTACTCCCAA AATTCTTGCACTGTTTGTGGTTGGAGGGTGCTTCCTTTATATCCTCAAATTACGTTTTGGCCTTGAGGAATGTGACAGAACACAAATGCCATATGTGGACCCCGATCGTGTAAAG AGGGCACAGCAATTTGCCAGAGAgacactgcaggagcagtgccGACCTTCTTATGTGAAAAAAGAGATGGGGAAGTTGTttgcagaaaaatacagcatgGACATATCTCCATTtgtaaggaaaaatataaatgaagatgaagttttatttaaatatgaacCTCCATTTGGGTTTCACAAGTTCTCTGATAGGCTTAAAGATCTTCTTGAACTCTTACCTGAGCATGATTTACCAGAAGATTTGAAGTCAAAGCACTGTAAACGTTGCGTTGTTGTTGGCAGTGGTGGAGTTCTTCATGGATCAGAGCTGGGTCACTTATTGAATCAGTTTGATATTGTTATAAG GTTAAATGATGCCCCAGTTCAAGGCTACACGGATCATGTTGGTAACAAAACAACAATCCGGATGACTTACCCCGAAGGAGCCCCCCTTTCTGAACAGGAGTATCCCCCTGCAAGTTTGTTCGTGGCTGTTCTGTTTAAAAGAGTTGATTTCAACTGGCTTCAAGCCATGGTGAAAAATGAAACCTTG cCTCTGTGGATGCGACTCTTTTTTTGGAGGGAGGTTGCTGAGAAAATTCCTTTCGCATCAAAGCAGTTTCGGATTCTGAATCCAGTCATTATCAAAGAGACAGCTTTGGACATTTTACAGTTCCCTGAGCCTCGATCAAAATTCTGGGGTTGGGATAAG aATGTTCCTACAATTGGGGTCACAGCAGTTGTTCTGGCCACACATTTATGTGATGAAGTGAGTTTAGCAGGATTTGGATATCACCTGGATCAGCCCAGCACACCTTTGCACTATTACAACAACCTCTGCATGGCTGCCATGAAATTGCAACCTATGCACAATGTGACAGGTGAAACAAAATTCCTGCAAAAACTGATTAAACAAAAAGTTGTCAAAGACCTCACTGGAGGAATACACTGTGAGTTTTGCAGCAAAGACAGCTAG
- the ST3GAL5 gene encoding lactosylceramide alpha-2,3-sialyltransferase isoform X3 yields the protein MGKLFAEKYSMDISPFVRKNINEDEVLFKYEPPFGFHKFSDRLKDLLELLPEHDLPEDLKSKHCKRCVVVGSGGVLHGSELGHLLNQFDIVIRLNDAPVQGYTDHVGNKTTIRMTYPEGAPLSEQEYPPASLFVAVLFKRVDFNWLQAMVKNETLPLWMRLFFWREVAEKIPFASKQFRILNPVIIKETALDILQFPEPRSKFWGWDKNVPTIGVTAVVLATHLCDEVSLAGFGYHLDQPSTPLHYYNNLCMAAMKLQPMHNVTGETKFLQKLIKQKVVKDLTGGIHCEFCSKDS from the exons ATGGGGAAGTTGTttgcagaaaaatacagcatgGACATATCTCCATTtgtaaggaaaaatataaatgaagatgaagttttatttaaatatgaacCTCCATTTGGGTTTCACAAGTTCTCTGATAGGCTTAAAGATCTTCTTGAACTCTTACCTGAGCATGATTTACCAGAAGATTTGAAGTCAAAGCACTGTAAACGTTGCGTTGTTGTTGGCAGTGGTGGAGTTCTTCATGGATCAGAGCTGGGTCACTTATTGAATCAGTTTGATATTGTTATAAG GTTAAATGATGCCCCAGTTCAAGGCTACACGGATCATGTTGGTAACAAAACAACAATCCGGATGACTTACCCCGAAGGAGCCCCCCTTTCTGAACAGGAGTATCCCCCTGCAAGTTTGTTCGTGGCTGTTCTGTTTAAAAGAGTTGATTTCAACTGGCTTCAAGCCATGGTGAAAAATGAAACCTTG cCTCTGTGGATGCGACTCTTTTTTTGGAGGGAGGTTGCTGAGAAAATTCCTTTCGCATCAAAGCAGTTTCGGATTCTGAATCCAGTCATTATCAAAGAGACAGCTTTGGACATTTTACAGTTCCCTGAGCCTCGATCAAAATTCTGGGGTTGGGATAAG aATGTTCCTACAATTGGGGTCACAGCAGTTGTTCTGGCCACACATTTATGTGATGAAGTGAGTTTAGCAGGATTTGGATATCACCTGGATCAGCCCAGCACACCTTTGCACTATTACAACAACCTCTGCATGGCTGCCATGAAATTGCAACCTATGCACAATGTGACAGGTGAAACAAAATTCCTGCAAAAACTGATTAAACAAAAAGTTGTCAAAGACCTCACTGGAGGAATACACTGTGAGTTTTGCAGCAAAGACAGCTAG